The Kiritimatiellia bacterium genomic sequence TCATCGAGGCGTTGGAAGAAATGGACGACGTGCAGAACGTGTATGCCAATTTCGACATCGCCGACGACGTGATGGCGAGGGCGCAGGGCTGAACGGAGCGGCCCGGCCGGTGCGGATCATCGGCATTGACACCTCTCTTCGATCGACGGGCGCCGGAATCATCGAGGTTCACGGCAACCGGATGGAGCTTGTCGAAGCCGCCACGCTTGCATTTCCGACGACAAAATCGCGGTCGGCTTGTCTCCTTGGCCTCTTTGAGGGACTGGCGGGGCTGTTGAAGCGCTATGCCCCGGAC encodes the following:
- a CDS encoding crossover junction endodeoxyribonuclease RuvC translates to MRIIGIDTSLRSTGAGIIEVHGNRMELVEAATLAFPTTKSRSACLLGLFEGLAGLLKRYAPD